TAACGAATGATGACTGCGAACCAGGATTTTTATGCAATACGAATAATGAATGCAAATGCATATCTATAGAAAAAAACATATTTGATCCACAAAAAACAATAAGCGGGACAGAGTATTACTTGCAAAATGATGAAACAACAGCAACACAATACGCGACAGAAAAAGGAGGAACATATAAAGACAAAACATCTATATCTATAACAAAAAGGGACGCTGCAAAATACAAAGGAGAATGGATCTTTGAACCAACAACACAAATAATAAGTCAACTATCATATGACGTATGCGTAGAATGCACAGAAGATGCGCACTGCTTGGGCGGAACAACATGCAACGAAAATAATGAATGTGTATGTCCGAACGGAAACACTTGCACGCTAGACGGTAAACAAGGCATCTGCACAAGTGATGGAACAAAAAATTCCTGCGATACAGAAATAGCATCTTACTACGAAGAGATATATTACAAAGATTGTACAGGAAAACCTGACTACACTGAATGTGATTCAAACAACTTAATAACTGGATATGACCAAAATGGTTATTGCTACAAAAACAAATGCGTAGAAGAATGTACAAATGGACAATCATGCGACTTAGAAAAAGACAGCGGACTATGCACAGAACAAAACGGAATGCAAATATGCGACCTAAACTTAGCAGCAAGTTCAAGAACAGGACATTTATATTCAAATTGCATATCATCAACAACAGGACAAGACTGTCAAAAGGGTTCTTTAGCATCAGGAACATTCATCCCGGATGGAAGTTGTACAGAAGATGAAATATGCGCAGAATGCACTATGGACAGCGAATGTTATTCGAATCAGGGCAACAAAATATGTTACGAAAATACTTGCGATATAAAAGCATGTGGGCCATCACAAACAACAACGCCTTGTCCTGAAAATACATATTGCATAGTCTTTGATGAAGCATTAGATCAATATTTTTGCAAAACTGAATGCAACACCGGAAAATATTACTACGACTCTACAACAGAAGAAATAAAACCCTGCCAAGCAACAGACACAAAATGAAAAAAGCACAAAGCTCAATGGAACTAATACTAATATTTAGTGTATCAATGATAATAATAGTTCCAACAATATACATATTCATAAACCAAGTATACGGCTCAGAAGCCCAAATAATATCAAATCAATTAAATAAAATCGGAAATGAAATGCGAACAACAGCAAAAGAACTCTACGTGCTAGGAAGCGATTCATGGCTCACACTAGAATTTGAACTACCAACAGAAATAAAAGAAGTGCGATTAGACGGAAACGAAGATGCAATTGTATTTACATACCAAACAAAAGCAGGAACATCATCAAGCGTAATATATTTTGAAAACCTAGATATTATAGCAGGACCAAATGAAACAGAAATTTGCACAGAAAGATGCATACTTAATCTAACACCTGGAAAAAACGAACTAAAAATGAAAGCAACAACCAACTTACAAATAAGACTAGAAACTACAATAGTATCGCAAGTAGAAACCGAATGTGGAAACGGATTCATAGAAGGAACAGAAGAATGCGACAATGCAGGAAATAACGGGCAAACATGCAGCGCATCATACGATGAAACCTGTACATATTGTGATAATTCATGCAAAGAACAAACAGTATCAGGGCCATACTGTGGAGACATAATAATAAATGGGCCAGAACAATGCGACACATACAAATTTATCACTAGTTGCGAAAGCAAAGGATTCAAAGGAGGAATACTATCTTGTGAAAACGAATGCTTAGACGTGACAACAGATAACTGCTATAATGCAGAAAATCAAGAAGCAGATTTCACAACAGAAGGACAACTAACAACATATACAGATATTACATTTAAAGATGACTCAACATATCCGGGAACCGCTTTAATACAATATTGGTATAAAAATGGACGTCAAATAAAATACGAGTCACTTGGACCAAAAGATTTCACACACCAATTTCAAGATCCGGGAACATACGAAATAAGATATCTGATTCAATTTCAAAACGGCCACCAATCTGATGACAAAATAAAACAAATAACAATAAACACAAAATGCGGAAACGATGTAGCAGAACAAACAGAACTTTGTGACAACGAGGATCTAAAAGGAGAAACTTGCACAACACTAGGATTCACAGGAGGAATACTTTCATGTACTGATATCTGCGAATTAGATTTAACAGGATGCACAGGAAACCCATCATGATTAAACAAAAAAAAGCACAAACAAGCGTAGAATTCGTCATATTAATAGGATTTGGGATGCTCTTACTAATAATACTATTAAACATGTTTCTACAAAATATGGCGAATGTAACAAAACAAAAAGAAGAATCAAGATCACAAGAAATATTCAACTTAATAAAAACAGAAATAGATCTTGCATACAGCACCAGAGCAAACTATACAAGAACATTCAAAATACCCACCCAAATAAGTGGATCAGACATACAAGTAAGATGCATAGACAACCAAGACATACTAATAACAATAAACGAAAGAACCCATTATTTCTTACTACAAAACATAACTGAAGGTTGCACACAGAACTTAAAACCAGGATCTGTAACAATAAAAAAAGAACATATACCTGATGAAAATGATCTTACACTAGACTACAGAATAATATTTATAGAAAACTAGAAAAACAAATAACTCACACCTAAACAAAAAATTTATATACTCCAACCTAAGTTTTTATACGTATGATGAAGGGATTGAGGGCAGTATTTTCAAAATTCTTGAAAAAACTGTTTAAAAAGAAAAAACAAGTAAAACTAGGCTTGTATGGCCCGCCGAACGGTGGCAAAACAACCCTGGCAAATAAAATATGTCAAGACTGGCTCGGAGAAGACATGGGCTCTGTTTCTAATATAGCACACGAAACAAGAGAAATAACTGTAAAAGAAAGTATAACAATAAAATCTGGAAATAAAGAATTATCATTTAACTTAGTAGATACGCCTGGAATAGCAACAAAAATAGACTACGAAGAATTCCTAAAATCCGGAATGAAAGAAAAAGAAGCAAAAGCAAGAGCAAAAGAAGCAACAAAAGGAGTCATAGACTCAATAAAATGGCTTGACGATATGGACACAGTAATAGTTGTGCTAGACGCAACACTGGATCCTTATACGCAAGTAAACATAACAATAATAGGAAATTTGCAAGCAAGAAAAATACCTGTATTAATAGTTGGAAACAAAATAGATAAGAAAAAATCAAACCTAAAAAAAATAGAAGCCGCATTTCCGCAATACAAAGTTATAGGAATAAGCGCAAAATTCGGAAAAAATATGGATGAATTTTACAAAGAACTATTTGACCTGGTCTAAAAAAAATGCTAACACTACAATTTATACCCTACCATGAAATGGAGAACTTAGACTCTGAAAAAAGAGTCTCTAAGCTACTTAAAGCAGTAAAAAGCAACAAGATAGTTTTAATGGAGGGAAGATTAAAAAGTAGTGAAGAAGCAGAACTAATAAGAAGAACCATGGAACAAATAAGTCCTGAGTTCAAAGGAATAGAATTAAGTGTGGTAAATACGCCTCACACCGATTCGAAATTTTTCAGAAAAATAAAAGGTGCACTAGTAAACATACTTCTAGGAGATAGACATGGTTTAACAATAATAGGACCTGCAAAAATAATAAAAGAAATAAAACAAGATCCTGATAAAATACAGCTATTGACTGAAGAAGTAAAAACCTCAAAGAAAAAAAAGTAAAACTACAAAAACTTTATATTCTACAACAATTATTTTTACAAATAGGTGAATAAAAATACCACATCAATGCGTAAAATGCGGAAAATTACATGGAGATGCATCATCAGCAATACTTGAAGGATGCTCGGATTGCGGTTCAAAATTATTTTTCTACGTAAGAAAAGATGCAATAGAAAAAGCAAAAAAAAGAACATTTGACTTAACATCACAAGAAAAGGAGCAAATGGAAAAAGATGTTTACGAAATAATAGGTAGCGACATAGACTCTGATTTACCAGTGGTGCTAGACATAGAAAGTATAAACATACTAAAACCAGGAAAATACGAACTTGACCTAGTAAATCTTTTCAAAAAGAAACAACCCCTAATATACAAATTGGAAGATGGTAAGTACATTGTAGATGTAATAGAAAGCTTTAAAAAAATAAGAGAATAAATAACTACTTCTCAGTGCAAAAAATATAAGAAGCTTTATAAACAAGTGAAAATTCTCAAAAAAACAATTAAAAATGGAAGATAAAAAAAGAAAAAAACTAACAGAAGAAGAAGAAATATTCCTATTAAACGAAGAGATCATATTAGAATTAACAGGAATGTTACCGGACGAAAAATATGCTTCTCAAAGAAAAATACTAGATCAAATAATAACAGTATCAAAAGAAAAAAACCTACCAGTTGCACACATATATCTGGCACTACAAGACCAAATCTATCAAAATTTAGTACAAGCCCCAGGAATACTTATAAATTCAACATTAAATATAGATACTCTGTGCGTAATAAATTACGTTCCAAACGAAACACAAAAAAAACAAGCAGAAAAAATAGGAGTAAATATAATGAGCACAGAGCAATACCTAAAAGCTCCTATAAAAGTAGCAGGAACAATATTTGGATACAAATTCTTAAACCCAACTACAAACAACAAAGAACATCTAACAAACATAGAAAAATACATAAGCAAACAAGAAAATGAAAAAATACCCGCAATAATATTGGATTATCAAAAAAACAAGTAAAAACATAAAAACAAACAACAAATTCTACCCTTAATGAAAATAATAAAAGAAGCAACAACAAAAATACTTGCAGAAGAACAAAAAATAGTAGACAAAAAAATGCCAGTATTCTACAATCCTGTGATGAAACTAAACAGAGACATAACAATCTTACTACTGCAAGCGATCTGGGAACAAGGTTCAGAACACAGAGTTCAGACCACTAACCACAAACCACAGGTTATTGCAGATCCACTTGCCGGAAGTGGAATAAGATCTATAAGGATGATAAAAGAACTTCCTCAAAACATAACAAAAGAAATCTTGGTTAATGACAAAAAAGAAAATTACAAAGAATACATGAAAAAAAACATTGAACTAAACAAACTAAATGAAGAACAAAGCGCAAAAATAAAAATATACAACGAAGACGCAAACACATTCCTATTTGAAAACAGACCCTTTGATTACATAGATATAGACCCATTCGGAACACCAAACCCCTTCTTAGACTCAGCAATCAGAAGTCTTCGCTCTGACGGCATCCTAGCAGTCACTGCAACAGATACATCTGCTCTATGTGGAAGCTATCCAAAAGCATGCAAAAGAAAATACTGGGCAGAACCATTAAGAAACGAATTGATGCACGAAATAGGACTAAGAATACTGATAAGAAAAGTTCAATTAATGGGGACAAACCACCAAAGAGCATTAGTTCCAACACTTTCATACTCCCATGATCATTACATGAGAATCTTCTTCAGATTCGACAAAGGAAAACAAAACATGGACAAAGTATTGAAACAACACGAACCATTCATGTTTGAAGGAAAAGAATATGGTCCTATTTGGAGCGGTCAATTAAATGATTTAGAATTATTAAAAAAAATATTGTCAGAAACAGAAAAAGAAGAAACACAAAAAAACATAGAAAAAAGAACAATAAAACTTCTCCAAACATTAAAAGAAGAAACACAAATAGAACAAATAGGATTTTACGATATACACACATTAGCAAAAGGCAAAGAAGGAACACTGCCAAAATTTGAAACAATAATAAAAAAACTAGAAGAAAAAGGATACAAAGCAAGCAGAACACACTTCAGAGACACAGCAATAAAAACAGATGCGCCAAAAGAAGAAGTTATAAAACTAATTAAAAAATAAATTATAAAAAACACCTATAAATTTTTATATCCAAGACGCTTTTTTCTTGAAGTTAAACTTTTTGCATGCAAAAAAACTTCGATAATCACTTTTTTTATATATTTATTAATATCTATTAATATTTATAGTAATATTTATATATTTATATAAAATAAGTAACAATATGTACATCTATAATGCAAAAAATACAAAACTTTTCAAAGAACGCTCTAAAGAAGCAGAAAAAATACTAACCAATGTCCCAGTAAAAAATTGTTTTATTTCAGGATCTTTTCTTTACAAAAAAAAATATAACGATATAGATTTATTCGTAATTTCTAGAACAAATAAAAAAATAAAACTAGAAAATAAAAAAATAAATATAACATTCATAGATTTTAATAAATTGCATTCCTTATTCGTGCATTCAATTTCAAAAAGTTGCATTTCTAAAAACGTCATTCCATTAAAAGATCTGAAAGTAACAATTTCAGATTATTGGGAAATTATTAACGAAACAATCCCAACAATATTTAATGACAAAAAAAAATTCAAAAAACATATTCGATTCATAATTCTATATACAGAATATTTTAAAACAAATAAAATTTTAGATTCATTAGAACTATACGAAAAAATAAATTCTATCAAAAACTACAAAGAACTAATACAATACATCAATGAAATACCTTCAATTATTTCCAAAAACAGAAAACAATCTTACCTAAAACGTTTTTTTTACACACAAGCAAAATATTACCGAAAGTTTTCCGAATATGACTCGACTAGATATTTATACAACTTATGCCATATGATAATTAAACATGGTAAATCCGAATACATTTAAACGTAAAATTGAATCAATACTAACTCAAAACTACAAAATAGAATTCTTAGGAACAAATTTTGACAAAATAGTCAAATCATTAACTGAACCAAAAGCTAGCAAAATCCAAAACTGGATCAAACAAGTGATAAATAATAACATCAGGCCAATAAACCCTATAAAAACTGGACAATAAACGAGCTACTAACATTCAGATATCCATTCTCAATCGGAAAAACCCAATACAGAATACTATTTGTCAAAGTCAAAAATTCAGTTTACATAGAATTCCATTTGGGAAATCACGAGTATTACGATAAAATAAGAGATGAACTAAAAATAAAAAAATAATTCAATTCAGACTGTCAGAATAGAAGAACTCTTTGAACAAAGAATCTTTTCTAGCTTTTTCCTGTTTTTCTTTTATATTATTCTTTTTAACCCACTCCCTATGTCTTTCCTGCTCCGCCACACGAATAGAATCTATTTTATTTTGAAGATCTTCCTGAACACCACTTTTTAAGAAAAAATCATATTGATTTTTTATTTTATTTTGAAAATCGTCATCTAAATCAAAGAATCTGCTTTCAGTTATTACATTTCCATCTTGTTTAATTATTATATTGGAACTTTTAAGACCACTTTCTATGTAGTCAAAATAAATAATCAACGACTTATTTCTTTTGTCAATAACTAATTGCAAATCATCTTCATATTGCTCAACTTTCAGAGAATAGGTAACATCGCCAATTTTTTTAGAATATTTGTGGCTTTTCCTATAAGGATTATCAATACTTTCTGGTGGCAGTCTTGAAAGCAAATTTTCTATATTTTCCGCAGAGTTTTTATCTTCCTCTTCTTGTTTCCTATCACCTGAAACACAACCACTCAGAGCATACATCATAATCAGCAGCACAATCATTTTTTTACTGAATTAATTACGTTCATTTTTCTTACCTCTTTGAAATGATACAACCTCTATTAGATTTAAAATCAATAAAATCATAATTATTTTTTTCAGTTTTTATTTCTGCAATTGCAAAGCTGGAAACTATTAAAGCCAGACCCGTATAAGCTTTCCAATTATCTGTAAATTCATCTTTTATTTTTGTAATATAATTCTTATTTTGTTTGTAAATCATCTTTCATCAACCTCTTTTAACTTTGTTATTATTAGTTAGTAAAAAACAATATATAAAATTATCCAGATAAATATTTAATAAAAGCAAAAATATCTAACTAAAGATTGTTAAAATTAAAAGCTAATAGTAAATTTTATATAGACACAAATCAAATAATACTTTGTGAAACTTGATTTACTCAATAAAAAAATATTATACGAACTGGAAAAAGACTCATCACAACCAGCTTCAAAAATAGCAAAAAAACTCAAACAATCAAAAGAAGTCATTCTATACAGAATACATAAAATGGAAGAAGAAAAAATTCTTCTCGGATGCAGCGCAATAGTTGACATGGCAAAGCTAAACTATTTCACATTCAGAATATACATAAAATGGCAGAACATGACAAAAGAAGAAAAACAAAAATTCTACGATGAAATAAAAAACCATGAAAACGTATGGACAACAACAGTTATGCACGGAGCATGGGACTTTGCATTCTTCATAGGAACCAAAGCAGACGAATACGTAACAAAATTCCACACAATATGGAACAACATACAAATAAAATACAAACACAAAATAGCAGCAACAAAAATAGCACTATATGCTCCAGTTCATAATTTCAACAAACAATTCTTTTTTGATACTAAAGAACAACCAATCGAAAGAATATATGGAGCAGGAACCCCAATAAAATTCGACGAACTAGATGAACAAATAATAAAAGAATACTCTTCAAACGTCAGACAATCTCTAAACAAAATTGCAGAGAAACTAAAAACAACCACAGAAACAATAAGACAAAGAATAAAAAAACTAGAAAAAAACAAAGTAATAGTTGGATACAAAATAAATCTGAATCTTCCAAAAATGAATCACCAAGGATACAGAGTAGACTTCGCATTAAATTCAATAGAAAGAAACAAAGAATTATTCGAATATCTAAAACAGCACAAATATTTCTATCAAATAAACAGATCAATAGGAGGAGCAGACTTTGAAACA
Above is a genomic segment from Candidatus Woesearchaeota archaeon containing:
- a CDS encoding 50S ribosome-binding GTPase — its product is MMKGLRAVFSKFLKKLFKKKKQVKLGLYGPPNGGKTTLANKICQDWLGEDMGSVSNIAHETREITVKESITIKSGNKELSFNLVDTPGIATKIDYEEFLKSGMKEKEAKARAKEATKGVIDSIKWLDDMDTVIVVLDATLDPYTQVNITIIGNLQARKIPVLIVGNKIDKKKSNLKKIEAAFPQYKVIGISAKFGKNMDEFYKELFDLV
- a CDS encoding DUF2073 domain-containing protein, with product MLTLQFIPYHEMENLDSEKRVSKLLKAVKSNKIVLMEGRLKSSEEAELIRRTMEQISPEFKGIELSVVNTPHTDSKFFRKIKGALVNILLGDRHGLTIIGPAKIIKEIKQDPDKIQLLTEEVKTSKKKK
- a CDS encoding Zn-ribbon domain-containing protein — encoded protein: MKIPHQCVKCGKLHGDASSAILEGCSDCGSKLFFYVRKDAIEKAKKRTFDLTSQEKEQMEKDVYEIIGSDIDSDLPVVLDIESINILKPGKYELDLVNLFKKKQPLIYKLEDGKYIVDVIESFKKIRE
- a CDS encoding tRNA (guanine(26)-N(2))-dimethyltransferase, with the protein product MKIIKEATTKILAEEQKIVDKKMPVFYNPVMKLNRDITILLLQAIWEQGSEHRVQTTNHKPQVIADPLAGSGIRSIRMIKELPQNITKEILVNDKKENYKEYMKKNIELNKLNEEQSAKIKIYNEDANTFLFENRPFDYIDIDPFGTPNPFLDSAIRSLRSDGILAVTATDTSALCGSYPKACKRKYWAEPLRNELMHEIGLRILIRKVQLMGTNHQRALVPTLSYSHDHYMRIFFRFDKGKQNMDKVLKQHEPFMFEGKEYGPIWSGQLNDLELLKKILSETEKEETQKNIEKRTIKLLQTLKEETQIEQIGFYDIHTLAKGKEGTLPKFETIIKKLEEKGYKASRTHFRDTAIKTDAPKEEVIKLIKK
- a CDS encoding Lrp/AsnC family transcriptional regulator; this encodes MKLDLLNKKILYELEKDSSQPASKIAKKLKQSKEVILYRIHKMEEEKILLGCSAIVDMAKLNYFTFRIYIKWQNMTKEEKQKFYDEIKNHENVWTTTVMHGAWDFAFFIGTKADEYVTKFHTIWNNIQIKYKHKIAATKIALYAPVHNFNKQFFFDTKEQPIERIYGAGTPIKFDELDEQIIKEYSSNVRQSLNKIAEKLKTTTETIRQRIKKLEKNKVIVGYKINLNLPKMNHQGYRVDFALNSIERNKELFEYLKQHKYFYQINRSIGGADFETEIVVESLNHLLEILEEIMNRFKDVIRNYDYMGYSEFPSLSIVPD